In one window of Nicotiana tabacum cultivar K326 chromosome 12, ASM71507v2, whole genome shotgun sequence DNA:
- the LOC142167338 gene encoding uncharacterized protein LOC142167338, translating to MAKLYPDDFDENITVTLKNHLETYIVDIRDVDERFSNLQGLVVLSETLVKTKKHLSYPFVFRLGEFSFLLPVATATVERTFSAMKLIKSELRKRMNDEFMSGCLVPYLERKIFNTISDETIMNTFQEMKTRRRQL from the coding sequence ATGGCTAAATTATATCCTGATGATTTTGATGAGAATATAACGGTTACACTCAAGAATCATCTTGAAACTTATATTGTTGATATTCGTGATGTTGATGAAAGATTCTCAAATCTACAAGGACTTGTTGTTCTTTCTGAAACACTAGTTAAGACAAAGAAGCATTTAAGTTATCCATTTGTGTTTCGCCTTGGggaattttcttttcttctaccTGTTGCCACTGCTACAGTTGAAAGAACTTTTTCGGCGATGAAGTTGATCAAGAGTGAATTGCGAAAACGAATGAATGACGAATTCATGAGCGGTTGTTTGGTACCTTatttagaaagaaaaatatttaacaccattTCTGATGAGACTATTATGAATACGTTTCAGGAAATGAAAACTCGTAGAAGACAAttgtaa
- the LOC107765118 gene encoding protein PLANT CADMIUM RESISTANCE 2: MKSSTSSSDQYQKFSSSYGDETPPPLQTGVPVSSKGQLYVESIDPPPAMYRKKKNHVPWSTGLCDCMSDPKNCCITFWCPCITFGQIAEIIDKGSNSCGVSGALYAIIICVTGCPCFYSCFYRSKMRQQYLLKESPCGDCLLHCFCEACALCQEYRELKNRGVDMSIGWHGNVERQNRGLIMPPTVEGGMSR, from the exons ATGAAGTCTTCAACAAGTTCAAGTGATCAATACCAGAAGTTTTCATCTTCATATGGCGACGAAACGCCGCCGCCGTTGCAGACCGGTGTTCCGGTGAGCTCTAAAGGCCAGTTGTATGTGGAGTCAATCGATCCGCCGCCGGCCATGTATCGGAAAAAGAAGAATCATGTTCCATGGTCAACTGGTTTATGTGACTGTATGTCCGACCCCAAGAATT GTTGCATAACATTCTGGTGTCCATGCATCACTTTTGGACAGATAGCTGAGATCATAGACAAAGGTTCAAATT CTTGTGGAGTAAGTGGAGCATTATACGCAATAATAATATGTGTGACTGGTTGCCCATGTTTTTACTCTTGTTTCTATCGTTCCAAGATGAGACAACAATACTTGTTGAAAGAAAGCCCTTGTGGGGATTGCTTGCTTCACTGTTTCTGTGAAGCTTGTGCCTTATGCCAAGAATATCGCGAGCTCAAAAATCGTGGAGTTGATATGTCCATTG GTTGGCATGGAAATGTGGAGAGGCAAAATCGTGGACTGATTATGCCACCAACAGTTGAAGGAGGAATGAGTAGATAG